A genomic segment from Oryctolagus cuniculus chromosome 16 unlocalized genomic scaffold, mOryCun1.1 SUPER_16_unloc_1, whole genome shotgun sequence encodes:
- the LOC127486800 gene encoding vomeronasal type-2 receptor 26-like isoform X1, with amino-acid sequence MFPWIFLLLFLQLYLLVICQDGPKCYSKIERSFYKDGDIEIASFFPIYIHLVNRLMNIFQSDLTFIRFQSKNYQYVLALVFAIEEINKNTHLLPNMTLGFDLYNVMHSDMMVMENPFIWLAGMEKYVPNYTCRKQSKSVAVISGTSIAAQMGTLLELYKIPQVSV; translated from the exons ATGTTTCCTTggatttttctgttgctttttctgcAGCTATATCTCCTTGTGATTTGTCAGGATGGTCCCAAGTGCTATTCCAAGATTGAACGGAGTTTTTACAAGGATGGAGACATTGAGATTGCTTCCTTTTTCCCCATTTACATACACCTCGTTAACAGACTCATGAATATTTTCCAAAGCGATCTCACATTCATCCG GTTTCAATCCAAAAACTACCAATATGTTCTGGCCTTGGTTTTTGCTATTGAGGAGATCAACAAGAACACCCATCTTTTACCCAACATGACATTGGGATTTGATCTCTATAATGTCATGCACAGTGACATGATGGTGATGGAGAATCCCTTCATCTGGCTTGCGGGAATGGAAAAGTATGTTCCCAATTACACGTGTAGGAAACAGAGCAAGTCTGTAGCCGTAATATCAGGAACAAGCATTGCTGCCCAAATGGGGACACTCCTGGAACTCTACAAAATTCCACAGGTGAGTGTgtaa
- the LOC127486800 gene encoding vomeronasal type-2 receptor 26-like isoform X2, protein MNIFQSDLTFIRFQSKNYQYVLALVFAIEEINKNTHLLPNMTLGFDLYNVMHSDMMVMENPFIWLAGMEKYVPNYTCRKQSKSVAVISGTSIAAQMGTLLELYKIPQVSV, encoded by the exons ATGAATATTTTCCAAAGCGATCTCACATTCATCCG GTTTCAATCCAAAAACTACCAATATGTTCTGGCCTTGGTTTTTGCTATTGAGGAGATCAACAAGAACACCCATCTTTTACCCAACATGACATTGGGATTTGATCTCTATAATGTCATGCACAGTGACATGATGGTGATGGAGAATCCCTTCATCTGGCTTGCGGGAATGGAAAAGTATGTTCCCAATTACACGTGTAGGAAACAGAGCAAGTCTGTAGCCGTAATATCAGGAACAAGCATTGCTGCCCAAATGGGGACACTCCTGGAACTCTACAAAATTCCACAGGTGAGTGTgtaa
- the LOC127486802 gene encoding vomeronasal type-2 receptor 116-like, with protein sequence MWVSDNEKCFPQPLTLGSFEPLLSDSAQFPSVYQMAPKDTSLAHGMVSLMLHFSWTWVGLAISDLPKGIQFMSNLKVEMQKNGICVDFVEFIPVTEESHNSFQRLYHIQILKSSANVVILFCDTDSLIGVSFPTWERVMTWKVWVTTSQWDFASDEHHILLHSFHGTLIFSHHHSEISGFKNFLQTVNPSKYPEDFYLSTFWSLHFDCSVTRPSCKTLRNCPLNASLESLPFHHFDMSMSDGSYNIYNAVYAVAHSVHEMLLQELEMQPVSSGSKVEFSPWQLHPFLKNLQLTNPAGDLVNLNHMRNLEAEYDILNFLNFPYGVGHKVKVGQFSPYVPQSQQLSLSENLIEWATGITETPRSVCSESCSPGFRKAPLEGKPTCCFDCTPCSENEISNQTGKFMSAFLVYMDQCVKCPDLQYANTERDQCFHKRVTFLSFEDALGMTLVCTALCFSVLTVVVLGVFVKHRDTPIVKANNRCLSYILLITLIFCFLCSLVFIGRPNKTTCVLQQTTFGVVFTVAISTVLAKTITVLLAFRVTGPGRRMRHWLISGLPNSIIPICCLIQLALCGFWLGTSPPFIDTDAHSEHGHIILVCNKGSVTAFYCVLGYLGSLALASFTVAFLARNLPDTFNEAKFLTFSMLVFCSVWVTFLPVYHSTKGKVMVAVEVFSILCSSAGLLGCIFVPKCYIILFRPEKNALKGFRDRIISKETDVLRNSS encoded by the exons ATGTGGGTGAGTGATAATGAGAAATGTTTTCCTCAACCT CTGACTCTTGGATCTTTTGAACCTCTTCTGAGTGACAGTgctcagtttccttctgtctatcAGATGGCCCCCAAAGACACTTCTCTGGCCCATGGCATGGTCTCCTTGATGCTTCATTTCAGCTGGACCTGGGTGGGTTTGGCCATCTCAGACCTCCCAAAAGGTATTCAGTTTATGTCCAATTTGAAAGTCGAGATGCAGAAGAATGGCATCTGTGTAGACTTTGTGGAATTCATCCCAGTCACTGAGGAGTCACATAATTCATTCCAGAGGCTGTATCATATCCAGATCCtaaaatcatcagcaaatgtggTGATTCTTTTCTGTGACACTGATTCACTCATAGGCGTCAGCTTTCCAACATGGGAACGTGTAATGACATGGAAAGTCTGGGTCACCACCTCACAATGGGATTTTGCCAGCGATGAGCATCATATCCTGCTCCACTCATTCCATGGGACTCTCATTTTTTCACACCACCATAGTGAGATCTctggtttcaaaaactttcttcaGACAGTTAACCCTTCCAAATACCCAGAAGACTTTTACCTCTCTACATTCTGGTCACTACATTTTGATTGCTCAGTTACTCGGCCATCCTGCAAAACCTTGAGAAACTGTCCACTGAATGCCTCCTTGGAATCCTTGCCTTTTCATCATTTTGATATGAGCATGAGTGATGGGAGTTACAACatatacaatgctgtgtatgctgtGGCCCACAGTGTACATGAGATGCTTCTACAAGAGTTAGAAATGCAGCCAGTGAGCAGTGGGTCAAAGGTGGAATTTTCTCCTTGGCAG TTGCACCCGTTTCTCAAGAACCTCCAACTTACCAATCCTGCGGGTGACCTAGTGAATTTGAATCACATGAGGAATTTGGAAGCTGAATATGACATTCTCAACTTTCTGAATTTTCCATATGGTGTTGGACATAAGGTTAAAGTAGGACAGTTTTCCCCGTATGTTCCACAGAGCCAACAGTTGTCTCTCTCTGAGAATTTGATAGAGTGGGCCACAGGAATTACAGAG ACTCCACGTTCAGTATGCAGTGAGAGTTGCAGCCCTGGATTCAGGAAAGCCCCTCTGGAGGGGAAGCCTACCTGTTGTTTTGATTGCACACCTTGTTCTgagaatgagatttccaatcagACAG GTAAATTCATGTCTGCATTCCTTGTGT ATATGGACCAGTGTGTGAAGTGTCCAGATCTTCAGTATGCCAACACAGAGCGAGACCAGTGCTTCCACAAAAGAGTGACCTTTCTGTCGTTTGAAGATGCCCTGGGGATGAccctggtctgcacagctctgtgcttctctgtcctcaccgtTGTTGTCCttggggtctttgtgaagcaccgagacactcccatagtcaaggccaacaatcgttgtctcagctacatcctgctcatcaccctcatcttctgcttcctctgctccttagtGTTCATTGGTCGTCCCAACAAaaccacctgtgtcctccagcagaccACATTTGGAGTGGTATTCACTGTGGCTATTTCCACTGTCCTGGCCAAAACTATCACTGTGCTTCTGGCCTTCAGGGTCACTGGCCCAGGGAGAAGAATGAGACACTGGCTGATATCAGGGTTACCtaactccattattcccatctgctgcctgatccaactggctctctgtggcttctggcttgggacttctcctccctttattgacacagatgcacactctgagcatggccacatcatcctggtgtgcaacaagggctccgtcactgccttctactgtgtcctgggctacctgggttccttggccctggccagctttactgtggctttcctagccaggaatctgcctgacaccttcaatgaagccaaattcctgacattcagcatgctggtgttttgcagtgtctgggtgaccttcttgcctgtctaccacagcaccaaggggaaggtcatggtggctgtggaggtcttctccatcttgtgctccagtgcagggctcctgggctgcatctttgttcccaagtgctacattattctcttcagacctgagaagaatgctttgaaaggattCAGGGATAGAAtaatttccaaggaaacagatGTTCTCAGGAATAGCTCTTAG